DNA sequence from the Streptomyces sp. NBC_01497 genome:
CGTGCGGACCGAACTCCACGGCGCACGAGCGCGTCAGCATCTCCAGGGCGGCCTTCGACGCACTGTAGTGCGCGGCCCCGTAGCGGGCCCTGAGGGCGGCGCCCGAGGTGATGTTGACGATGTTCCCCGCGACGCCCGCCGCGGTCAGGACGCGGGCGAAGGCGGCGCTCGTGAGCATCGCCGCGCGGACGTTGACGTTCATGACGCGGTCCCAGATGTCCGCCGTCATCTCGGTCAGGGGCGTGGCCGGGTAGATACCGGCGGCGTTGACGAGGACGTCGGGCGGACCCGCGAGCTCACTCGCGCGGTCGACGAGTGCGCCCGCGGCCTGCGGATCCGCCAGGTCGGCGGCGAGCGCGCGGGCCGACGCGCCGGCACCCGCGAGCCGCTCCACCAGGGCGCTGAGGGCGCCGGAGGGCAGGTCGCTCGCGGTGACGGCGCACCCCTCCTGGGCGAACGCGGCACACACGGCGGCTCCGATGCCACCGGACGCCCCGGTGACGAGGACGTGCCGGCCGGGTGGGCGGGGCGGGCCGGGGGGCACGGTGCGGGGGGTCATGCGATCTCCTTGTTCTTCGTCTCGGGCATGGTGGCGTAGACGATCACACCGACGAGCGCGGCCGCCGCCAGGTAGAGCCACACCATGCCGCGGTGTCCGTGGGAGCTCATCCAGGTGGTGAGGTAGGGGGCGGTGCCGCCGAACACGGCCACGGCGAGCGCGTACGGCAGGGCGATTCCGGTGGTGCGGACCTCGGGCGGGAACTGCTCCGCCATGATCACGGCGCAGTTCGCGGAGTAGCCCACCAGCAGCACGATGCCGACGAGTTCGACGCCGAGCAGGGTCCAGAAGCTGTTGTCGAGCACGTGGAACAGCGGCCAGGCCAGCACGAGGAAGCCGGCCGCGAACGCGATCATGGTGGGTTTGCGGCCGATCCGGTCGGACAGCATGCCGCCGAAGGGCAGCAGCACGACGAACACGGCGAGGGAGAGGGTGTTGGCGAGGAGCGCCCGGTTCAGCGGCATGCCCGTCGTGAGATGGACGTACGAGGGCATGTAGCTGACCCAGATGTAGTAGATCAGGGTGCCGGCCACGGTCACACCCACCACGCGCAGCGCGGCCCGCGGATGGTTCACCAGCATGGAGCGCAGCGGGTTGGCGCGAGCGCCGCCGGTGTGTTCCATCCGCCGGAAGGACTCGGTCTCCCGCACGGACACCCGCAGCCACAGTCCGATCAGACCCAGCAGGCCCGCCACGGCGAAGGCGATCCGCCAGCCCCAGGTGTCGAGCGCGTGCTCGTCGAGGCTGCTGGTGAGGATCGTGCCCATGAGGGACGCGATGAGGGTTCCGGCGCCGACCGAGACCTGCTGCCAGGAGCCCGCGAGGGCGCGTCGCCCGGGTGCTGCCGACTCGATGAGGAAGGCGGACGAGGTGCCGAACTCACCGCCCGCGGAGAAGCCCTGGACGAGCCGGGCCGCCACGAGCACGATGGGCGCGCCCACCCCGATGGTGGAGTAGCCGGGACACACCGCGATGACGATCGCGGCCCCCGCCATCATCGAAATGGTCAGGGTCATGGCCTTCTTGCGGCCCCGCCGGTCCCCGTAGGCACCGAGGATCGCACCGCCGATGGGCCGCATCAGGAAACCGACCGCGAAGACGGCGAGGGTCGACAGGACGGCGGCCTCGGGGGCGTGGGACGGGAAGAACGTACCGGCGAAGACGGACGAGAAGGTCGAGTAGACGGCCCAGTCGACCCATTCGACGGTGTTGCCCACCGCACCGGCCCAGATGGCGCGGCGGCGGTTCGCGGCGGCGTCGTGATCCGCGGTCCCGGAAGGGGCGGGCCCGCCGGACGGTACGGTGCCCGCGGGCGGTGGCGCGCCCGGGGACGCTGCGTGCTGCGTCATCGTCTCTATCCTTCGTGAACGGGTGTGCGCGGGGACGGTGTTGTCGTGCCGGGTGCCTCGGCGAGACCGGCCTGGCCGGCCACGTACCGCGCGAGGTCCGCGTGGGTGGTGAACCAGACACCGGAGTGCGCGGCGATGTGGTCGAGCAGTTCGGCCAGGACCAGGAGGCGGGAGCGGTGGCCGATGAAGTGGGGATGCATCGTGAGCTGGAAGACCCCGCCCTCGCGGTACGCCTGGTCGAACTCGTCGCGCCAGATGCCGAGGACGGAGCGCGGTGGTGTGTACGGGCGCAGTCCCGCGTAGCGTTCCATCATGAAGTAGGGCGCGTCGTCGCGGATCCACTCCACGGGTATCTCCACGATGCCGGTGGGTTCGCCGTACGCGAGGAGTTCGTAGGGGTCGTCGTCGGCCATCAGGGACGAGTCGTAGAGGAGTCCCATCTCGCGTGTGATGGACAGGGTGTGGTCGGAGAAGTCCCAGGACGGCGTACGGATGCCCACCGGCCGTGCGCCGGTGATCTGTTCGAGTGTGTCCGCACTGCGCAGCTGGAGCTCTCGTTCGGCCTCGGGCGGCACCTGCATGTTGCGTTCGTGGATCCAGCCGTGGATGCCGATCTCATGGCCGCCGGCCGCGTACGCGCGGGCCTCCTCGGGGTGGAGCAGCGCGGAGACGGCCGGCATGAAGAAGGTGGCGGGGGCGCTGTGCCGGTCCAGCAGCCGCAGGATCTTCGGTGCGGCGACGCGTGAACCGTACTCGCCCTGAGCGAGCTTGCCCGGACGGATCTCGCCGTCCCGCAGGGCCGGGGTCTCGTGGTCGGAGTCGAAGGAGAGCGCCACCGCGACGCGTGCGCCTCCGGGCCATGACTCCGGCACCAGGGACCGGCCGGCGCGCACCCGCTCGACGTGGCCGCGCCAGGTCCCTTCGTCCCACTGCCACGGCTCCCCGGTCGCGCGCGGTGCGTCGCCATGGGTGCGGGGGGATTCGTCTGCCATCGTGAACTCCGTTTCGTTCCGCTGTCGTTCCGTCACGCGTGGTGCCGCGCCGACGGTGGTACGCCGGCGGGGCGCGGGCCGCACCGGGACGGGAAGCGGCGTGCGGGAGCGGGGATGCGGTGTGACGGGACTGTCGGTGTGCGGTGCCTGACGGAAGTGTCAGGACTGCTGGGACTGTCGGTGTGCGGTGGTGTGTGGGGCGCGTGACGGGACTGTCAGGCACTCGTTGTGCGGTGTGCTGGGCGGTTGTGTGACGCTTTCTGGCGGTGCGGGACAAGAGCTGGGACGAGAGCGGACGGATGTGCGGAGGGACGACGGACAACGAAGGACGAACGGACGAGGGAGGAGGGCAAGCCGGAGTCCGCCGCGTGGGCCCGCGTCACACCGCACACCGCACCGGAACCGTCGCACCGTCCGGCGCGGCGACAGGAACGGTCCGCGCCCTCCCGGCGACTACGGCACATCGCGTCGACCCGCACCTCACGACCGCCGTGGCGAGCGATCCGCCCGCCCGTACGACACCGCGCGGCTGCCGTCCGGGCTACCCCTCGAAGATGTCCATCTCCCGGCTGAGTTGCTCGCCGGCCTCCAGCCGCTCGGATCCCAGGTGTCCCACGACACCGAGGGTGAGAGCGAGCCCGAGACTGATCGCCGCCGTCGTCGACGGCAGGCCCCCGGACGCCTTGCCCGAGACGCGCAACACCAACTCCGCCTCCTTGGCGAGGGAGGGGCTGCCGTCGTCCGTGACCAGCAGGACCGGGACACCTCTCGCGGCGAACATGCGGCCGATGTCGGCCGTACTTCGCGTGTAGCGGCGGAACGTGAAGGCGATGAGCAGGTCGCCCGGCCCCACGTCCAGCAGCGGCTGGTAGTCGTGCAGGACGGCCGAGGTCACCCGCCGCACCCCGCCCCGCACCCGCGCGAGCGAGAACGCCAGCGCCGACGCGGACGACTCCGAGGCGCGGCCTCCGAGCACCCACACGTTGCCGGCCCCCGCGATCATGCGGGACGCGCTGTCGAGGACGTCGTCGGGCAGGTCTCTGAGCTGTTCGAGGTTGCGCATCTCGCGTTCCCAGATGCGCGCGTATCTCCCTTCGCCGCCGGTGGGCGCGGAGGGTGACGCGAGCACGGCGCGCAGGTCACCGCGTACGGCGTCCTGCAGGTGGGGGTAGCCGTCGAACCCGAGTCGTTGGGCGAAGCGGGTCACGCTCGCCGCACTGACACCGAGCCGGTCGGCGATCTCCGCCGCCCGCAGGAAGGGCACGTCCTCGATGTATTCGAGGAGGTGGTCCGCGATCAGACGGTCCGTGCGCGACAGGCCGGAGGAGCGGGTGGCGATGCGTTCGGCCAGCACGTTTCCTCCAGGGGGGTCGGTTGCCGCAGAGTCTCCGGCCAACCCGGAACCTCTGCAATCTTGATTTCAGTTGCCGGAACTCTACAAGCAGTCTTACGCGATGGGAAGGGGTCGCGATCGCCACACCGAAATCGCGCAGCACGTGGGTCCTATCGGGAGGCTCATGGCAAATCGGACTGCGGGACGGACAACCGAGGCCGTGGAGGCGAGAGTTGCCTCGATGCTCCCGCCGAGCCTCCCCCCGCGGCTCGCTCACCCCCGTCGTGCCGGTCCTCCCGCCCCACGCCGCCCGATCCGCCCGGACCGGGTCCACTCCCGCGAGCCGCGCTGCCACGACGGCCGACTCCGTTGCGAAATGGCCCACTTCGACCTACGCGCCACGGACAACGGAGTGCTTGCGGCCGGCAGGCGGGTGTTGCTCCGGCCGCACCGCGCCATGGCCGCCCGTGAAACGTTCGTATGACGCCGTCGGAGTACCGGCAACGGACGCACCGCCCCGGAGCGGGCCGGTCCCCCGTCCCGCGGGGCTCCCCCGTCGGGACGGGCCGCCCCCTCCCCCTTGCCTTCCCGCGCCGAGCCGCGTCTCGGTGTTTGCGCCGCCCGTCCCACGGCGCATGCTGGTCGTCCGGGCGCGTCGGCGGACGCGCCCACGACCGGCAGAGGCGGGAAGGGCAGCACATGTCACAGGCGTTCGGCTCCTACCAGGACGAGATCTACCTGCGCGCGCTCGGTGGCGTCCAGCCTGATCACCCCATGGAGTACGGGGAGTTGGAGGAGCGGGCGCGCGCGGCGCTGCCCGAGTCGGTGTGGTCCTACGTCGCCGGCGGTGCGGGCGACGAACACACGCAGCGCGCCAACGTCGAAGCGTTCAGGCGGTGGGGGCTCGTACCGCGGATGTTCGTCGGCGCGAAGGAACGCGACCTGACCGTCGAGCTCCTCGGGATGCGTCTGGCGTCGCCGCTGTTCATGGCGCCGATCGGGGTGATCGGCCTGTGCGCGCAGGACGGCCACGGCGACCTGGCGACGGCGCGGGCCGCCGCGCGTACGGGAGTGCCCATGGTGGCCTCGACCCTCTCCGTCGATCCGATGGAGGACGTGGCCGCCGCGTCCGGGGACACCCCCGGTCTCTTCCAGCTCTACACGCCCACCGACCGGGAACTCGCTGCGCACCTGGTGGAACGTGCCGAGGAGGCGGGGTTCAAGGGCATCGTCGTCACACTCGACACCTGGGTGACCGGGTGGCGCCCCCGCGACCTGCGGACGGGCAACTTCCCCCAGCTGCGCGGGCACTGTCTCGCGAACTACTTCGGCGACCCGGTGTTCAGGGCCGGGCTCGACCGGGCTCCGGAAGAGGACCCGGGGCCCGCGATCCTGCGCTGGACGCAGATCTTCGGCAACCCGCTGACCTGGGACGACCTGCCGTGGCTGCGATCACTCACGGACCTGCCCCTGATCGTCAAGGGCCTGTGCCACCCCGAGGACGTGCGCCGGGCCCGGGACGGCGGTGTGGACGGCGTGTACTGCTCCAACCACGGCGGCCGGCAGGCGAACGGCGGGCTGCCGGCCCTGGACTCGCTGCCGGAGGTCGTGGAGGCGGCGGACGGACTGCCGGTGCTGTTCGACTCCGGGATCCGCGGCGGCGCCGACATCGTGAAGGCACTGGCACTCGGCGCCAGCGCCGTGGGGGTCGGCAGGCCGTACGCCTACGGCCTGGCGCTCGGCGGCACGGAGGGCGTGGTGCACGTCCTGCGGACCCTGCTCGCCGAGGCGGACCTGATCATGGCCGTGGACGGCTACCCGTCCCTCGCCGACCTGACGCCGCAGGCGCTGCGCCGGGTCGGCTGAGGAGCCGCCGCGACTCCGTCACGGACTCCGTCGGTGGTCCCGCCCCCGCGCGCCGGAGGCTGTGAGGCGGGGCGGTCCGCGGCCTGGCGGCTCGGAGCCGGGCGGTCCTCGGCCCGGCGGCTCGGACGTGCCGAGGCAGCCGTGCCCCACGGTTCCGGCGTCCCCCGGGCAGGACGACCGTCAGGTCCCGTCGCCCGGCTCCTCAGCGGGCCGGGCCGGTGCCGGGCTGGAAGGGGCCCACGTGCGACGCGGCGGCCGGCGGCGGGCTCTTGCTGACCGGCCCACCCGACCAGGCCACCTTGAGGAACGCCTTCTCGTCGGGCGGCGTGATCTCCACGGCCGCGGGAGTGACGGTCGCACCCCCGACGATCCCCGGGTTCGGGAAGCCGAGCGCGGCCCAGGCACTGTGCCCGGGGGCGAGCCGTACGGCTGCCTTCCGGGCGCCGGCGCGCGCCGGATCGGGAGCGACCCGCTTGCCCGCGCCGTCGACGAACGCGAACCCCGGAAAGCCCTGGACCGTACAGGTCCGGCCCGAGGTGTTGGTCAGCACCAGCGCGTGGTTCTCCTGCCCGG
Encoded proteins:
- a CDS encoding alpha-hydroxy-acid oxidizing protein encodes the protein MSQAFGSYQDEIYLRALGGVQPDHPMEYGELEERARAALPESVWSYVAGGAGDEHTQRANVEAFRRWGLVPRMFVGAKERDLTVELLGMRLASPLFMAPIGVIGLCAQDGHGDLATARAAARTGVPMVASTLSVDPMEDVAAASGDTPGLFQLYTPTDRELAAHLVERAEEAGFKGIVVTLDTWVTGWRPRDLRTGNFPQLRGHCLANYFGDPVFRAGLDRAPEEDPGPAILRWTQIFGNPLTWDDLPWLRSLTDLPLIVKGLCHPEDVRRARDGGVDGVYCSNHGGRQANGGLPALDSLPEVVEAADGLPVLFDSGIRGGADIVKALALGASAVGVGRPYAYGLALGGTEGVVHVLRTLLAEADLIMAVDGYPSLADLTPQALRRVG
- a CDS encoding MFS transporter, whose protein sequence is MTQHAASPGAPPPAGTVPSGGPAPSGTADHDAAANRRRAIWAGAVGNTVEWVDWAVYSTFSSVFAGTFFPSHAPEAAVLSTLAVFAVGFLMRPIGGAILGAYGDRRGRKKAMTLTISMMAGAAIVIAVCPGYSTIGVGAPIVLVAARLVQGFSAGGEFGTSSAFLIESAAPGRRALAGSWQQVSVGAGTLIASLMGTILTSSLDEHALDTWGWRIAFAVAGLLGLIGLWLRVSVRETESFRRMEHTGGARANPLRSMLVNHPRAALRVVGVTVAGTLIYYIWVSYMPSYVHLTTGMPLNRALLANTLSLAVFVVLLPFGGMLSDRIGRKPTMIAFAAGFLVLAWPLFHVLDNSFWTLLGVELVGIVLLVGYSANCAVIMAEQFPPEVRTTGIALPYALAVAVFGGTAPYLTTWMSSHGHRGMVWLYLAAAALVGVIVYATMPETKNKEIA
- a CDS encoding polysaccharide deacetylase family protein — translated: MADESPRTHGDAPRATGEPWQWDEGTWRGHVERVRAGRSLVPESWPGGARVAVALSFDSDHETPALRDGEIRPGKLAQGEYGSRVAAPKILRLLDRHSAPATFFMPAVSALLHPEEARAYAAGGHEIGIHGWIHERNMQVPPEAERELQLRSADTLEQITGARPVGIRTPSWDFSDHTLSITREMGLLYDSSLMADDDPYELLAYGEPTGIVEIPVEWIRDDAPYFMMERYAGLRPYTPPRSVLGIWRDEFDQAYREGGVFQLTMHPHFIGHRSRLLVLAELLDHIAAHSGVWFTTHADLARYVAGQAGLAEAPGTTTPSPRTPVHEG
- a CDS encoding SDR family NAD(P)-dependent oxidoreductase — translated: MTPRTVPPGPPRPPGRHVLVTGASGGIGAAVCAAFAQEGCAVTASDLPSGALSALVERLAGAGASARALAADLADPQAAGALVDRASELAGPPDVLVNAAGIYPATPLTEMTADIWDRVMNVNVRAAMLTSAAFARVLTAAGVAGNIVNITSGAALRARYGAAHYSASKAALEMLTRSCAVEFGPHGIRVNAVSPGFVTVDSAVNPVTDAYAAAVSVNPLGRPGEPDDIARAVRWVAGPEASWMTGSVVRLDGGASAGTTTLPRHWPELSGTQAGTPHEEVTR
- a CDS encoding MurR/RpiR family transcriptional regulator — encoded protein: MLAERIATRSSGLSRTDRLIADHLLEYIEDVPFLRAAEIADRLGVSAASVTRFAQRLGFDGYPHLQDAVRGDLRAVLASPSAPTGGEGRYARIWEREMRNLEQLRDLPDDVLDSASRMIAGAGNVWVLGGRASESSASALAFSLARVRGGVRRVTSAVLHDYQPLLDVGPGDLLIAFTFRRYTRSTADIGRMFAARGVPVLLVTDDGSPSLAKEAELVLRVSGKASGGLPSTTAAISLGLALTLGVVGHLGSERLEAGEQLSREMDIFEG